In Candidatus Bathyarchaeota archaeon, a single window of DNA contains:
- a CDS encoding heme exporter protein CcmB produces MKRELLFELRSIAYLAIRDLKIELRKKHEILSILTFSLGSILIFSFSIDPFSKYANEVIPALIWFIILFSGIFGFSTTFTRERDQKTIDALRILPISPQTALIGKTLYGFSLISIIEIVIIPVSLVFFNFSFKTNLFFVFIVFLLGTIGLSLIGSMVSGLAMYSESRNIVIPMIMVPLILPIIIPCILLTRTMVLINISNLATPEFKVILLTLVALFSVSIILFEYVLVD; encoded by the coding sequence ATGAAACGTGAATTATTATTTGAACTTAGAAGCATTGCTTACCTAGCTATTAGGGATCTTAAAATAGAGTTGAGGAAGAAACACGAGATCCTTTCTATATTGACCTTCAGTTTAGGTTCAATACTGATATTTAGCTTTTCAATTGATCCTTTTTCTAAATATGCTAATGAAGTTATACCTGCGTTGATATGGTTCATAATTTTATTTTCTGGAATTTTCGGTTTTTCTACAACTTTTACAAGAGAAAGAGATCAAAAGACTATTGATGCGTTGAGAATTCTTCCAATATCCCCTCAAACTGCATTGATTGGTAAGACTTTGTATGGTTTTTCTTTAATATCAATAATAGAAATAGTAATCATTCCAGTTAGTCTAGTCTTCTTCAATTTTTCATTCAAGACAAATTTGTTTTTTGTCTTTATTGTATTTTTACTCGGCACTATTGGCCTTTCTTTGATTGGTTCTATGGTTTCTGGTTTGGCAATGTATAGCGAATCGAGAAATATTGTAATTCCAATGATTATGGTCCCATTAATTCTACCTATTATTATTCCATGTATTTTGCTTACCAGAACAATGGTTCTAATCAATATATCTAATCTGGCAACTCCTGAATTCAAAGTCATTCTATTAACTCTGGTTGCCCTTTTCTCAGTTTCGATCATCCTTTTTGA
- a CDS encoding ABC transporter ATP-binding protein, with amino-acid sequence MKNIDLEISNKNIFGILGPNAAGKTTLLKLMACVTMPTEGNVEIMSLNSKSDQKKIHQLLGYLSHELLLYRELTGFENLDFYSKFYPPPSKGWYRRIEQLLNLLKIDNWSHEFIGNMSSGIQKRFDIARTFLHNPDVILLDEPFSNLDLESQKIISKIIHGFRGKKTVIISTHNIDHAKRLCDEMAVFSKGKLIRKIDKDKLKSIRTSRLFGRMLQ; translated from the coding sequence TTGAAGAACATCGATTTAGAGATATCTAACAAAAATATATTCGGAATTCTAGGGCCTAACGCTGCTGGTAAGACAACTCTATTGAAACTTATGGCATGTGTAACTATGCCTACTGAAGGTAATGTTGAAATCATGAGTTTGAATTCAAAATCCGATCAAAAGAAAATTCATCAGTTATTAGGATATCTTTCACATGAGTTGCTTCTTTATAGAGAACTCACCGGGTTTGAAAACTTAGATTTCTACTCAAAATTTTACCCGCCCCCTAGCAAAGGATGGTATAGAAGAATTGAGCAGCTTCTTAATCTTCTAAAGATCGATAATTGGAGCCATGAGTTTATTGGGAATATGTCAAGCGGAATACAAAAAAGGTTCGATATAGCAAGAACATTTCTTCATAATCCTGATGTAATATTACTTGATGAACCCTTCTCAAATTTAGATCTAGAGAGCCAAAAAATAATATCAAAAATTATACATGGCTTCCGAGGGAAAAAAACTGTGATTATTTCCACACATAACATCGATCACGCAAAGAGATTGTGTGATGAAATGGCCGTTTTCTCTAAAGGAAAATTGATCAGAAAAATTGATAAAGACAAGTTGAAATCGATAAGAACTTCAAGATTGTTCGGCAGGATGTTACAATGA
- a CDS encoding cupin domain-containing protein, protein MKKLEQLDIKSRVLKTIELIDYQEAAVVSRTIIDKTSGTITLFAFDEGQGLSEHTAPFDALVQILDGEAEITISGEKNYLKANDMIVMPVNEPHALKAVKRFKMLLTMIKS, encoded by the coding sequence ATGAAGAAATTGGAGCAATTAGATATCAAAAGTAGAGTCTTAAAGACAATTGAATTGATAGACTATCAGGAAGCTGCTGTTGTCAGTAGAACGATAATTGACAAGACTTCTGGAACTATCACGTTGTTTGCATTTGATGAAGGTCAAGGATTAAGTGAACATACAGCGCCCTTTGACGCTTTAGTCCAAATACTTGATGGTGAAGCGGAAATAACGATTTCTGGGGAAAAGAACTACTTGAAAGCGAATGATATGATTGTTATGCCTGTTAATGAACCACATGCTTTAAAGGCAGTTAAGAGATTTAAGATGTTATTGACAATGATAAAATCATAA